From Deinococcus planocerae, one genomic window encodes:
- a CDS encoding Asp23/Gls24 family envelope stress response protein: MTGTINITEAALASLIGLTAHEVPGVVGMAPANLKEGLSRVLGRANAREGVVIGREGPEYLADLYVVVAYGVSIPTVARNIVERVEHIVRTQAGITLKATRVHAVGVQRA, from the coding sequence GTGACTGGCACCATCAACATCACCGAGGCGGCGCTCGCCTCTCTCATCGGCCTGACGGCGCACGAGGTTCCGGGCGTGGTCGGCATGGCTCCCGCCAACCTCAAGGAGGGGCTCTCGCGCGTGCTGGGCCGCGCCAACGCCCGCGAGGGGGTGGTGATTGGCCGCGAGGGGCCCGAGTACCTCGCCGACCTGTATGTGGTGGTCGCCTACGGGGTGAGCATCCCCACGGTGGCGCGCAACATCGTGGAGCGGGTGGAGCACATCGTGCGGACCCAGGCGGGCATCACCCTCAAGGCGACGCGCGTCCACGCGGTGGGGGTGCAGCGTGCCTGA
- a CDS encoding DAK2 domain-containing protein, whose product MLRVATDWLGVYREQVNALNVYPVPDGDTGTNMHLTMQSVRRELDTCDENNMTSVARAISYGALLGARGNSGVILSQLLKGFAEVVRERPAVDARTLAAAFRAAQKAGYGAVMKPVEGTILTVARGVADGAEGPRERETVDAVLEQALFEGQRLLDQTPEMLPALRQAGVIDSGGQGYLYVVQGMLAALRGDALPEAPEITSYAQEGFETEEFGYCTEFLMSDSTKPIEEIRELVSPFGDSLLVVGAEGYVKGHIHTNEPDELLATVGRYGRMLKTKVEDMSEQHTEILGMAGAAARAEEEVPPSGLVAVASGYGLVKLFRSLGARIVSGGQTSNPSVQDIVDAVRSVSAEKVLILPNNKNVLMAAEKAMELMEGRAVVVPTRTLGQGMGAALAFSASDDAESLKAEMEEAARRVTTFEVTRASRTTSITTKDGRTLEIAEGDVIGLQDDELVQAGGSPEDSLMEMLGRGYGGQEIVTVFGGPQKTQEDLQALSWRVREAFPDAEVEAHPGGPDLYDYLVTIE is encoded by the coding sequence ATGCTGCGGGTGGCGACCGACTGGCTGGGCGTGTACCGCGAGCAGGTCAACGCCCTGAACGTCTACCCGGTGCCCGACGGCGACACCGGCACGAACATGCACCTGACCATGCAGTCGGTGCGGCGCGAACTCGACACCTGCGACGAGAACAACATGACGTCCGTGGCCCGCGCGATCAGCTACGGGGCGCTGCTCGGGGCGCGGGGGAACTCCGGCGTGATCCTCTCGCAGCTCCTCAAGGGCTTCGCGGAGGTCGTGCGCGAGCGGCCCGCCGTGGACGCGCGTACGCTCGCCGCCGCCTTCCGCGCCGCCCAGAAGGCCGGGTACGGCGCCGTGATGAAGCCCGTGGAGGGCACGATCCTGACCGTGGCGCGCGGGGTGGCCGACGGGGCGGAGGGCCCGCGCGAGCGCGAGACGGTGGACGCGGTGCTGGAGCAGGCCCTCTTCGAGGGACAGCGGCTCCTCGACCAGACGCCCGAGATGCTCCCGGCGCTGAGGCAGGCGGGCGTGATCGACTCGGGTGGGCAGGGGTACCTGTACGTGGTGCAGGGGATGCTCGCGGCCCTGCGCGGCGACGCGCTGCCCGAGGCGCCCGAGATCACGAGCTACGCGCAGGAGGGGTTCGAGACCGAGGAGTTCGGCTACTGCACCGAGTTCCTGATGTCGGACTCGACCAAGCCCATCGAGGAGATCCGCGAACTCGTCTCGCCCTTCGGAGACAGCCTGCTCGTGGTGGGGGCGGAGGGCTACGTCAAGGGCCACATCCACACCAACGAGCCCGACGAACTCCTCGCCACGGTGGGCCGCTACGGGCGGATGCTCAAGACCAAGGTCGAGGACATGTCCGAGCAGCACACCGAGATTCTGGGCATGGCGGGCGCCGCCGCCCGGGCCGAGGAGGAGGTGCCGCCCTCAGGCCTCGTGGCGGTCGCCAGCGGGTACGGGCTCGTCAAGCTCTTCCGGTCGCTCGGGGCGCGCATCGTCAGCGGCGGGCAGACCAGCAATCCCAGCGTGCAGGACATCGTGGACGCGGTGCGCAGCGTGAGCGCCGAGAAGGTCCTGATCCTCCCCAACAACAAGAACGTGCTGATGGCCGCCGAAAAGGCGATGGAGCTGATGGAGGGCCGCGCGGTCGTCGTGCCCACCCGCACCCTCGGGCAGGGGATGGGCGCCGCGCTCGCCTTCAGCGCGAGCGATGACGCCGAGAGCCTCAAGGCCGAGATGGAGGAGGCCGCGCGCCGGGTCACCACCTTCGAGGTCACCCGCGCCAGCCGCACGACGAGCATCACCACGAAGGACGGGCGCACGCTGGAGATCGCGGAGGGCGACGTGATCGGCCTGCAAGACGACGAACTCGTGCAAGCAGGCGGAAGTCCCGAGGATTCGTTGATGGAGATGCTGGGCCGGGGCTACGGCGGCCAGGAGATCGTCACCGTGTTCGGCGGGCCGCAGAAGACGCAAGAAGACCTCCAGGCCCTCTCGTGGCGCGTCCGGGAGGCGTTCCCGGACGCCGAGGTCGAGGCGCACCCCGGCGGGCCGGACCTGTACGACTACCTCGTGACGATTGAGTAG